Part of the Natranaerovirga pectinivora genome is shown below.
ACTATGTCCAAACAAAAGAATCGGAAGATTATTGAACTGTGGTTGTTGGTCTATATGGCTTAATGCTGCATCAAGATCAATTAAGCCTTGTGGAAAACCTTTTGTTGTCTTTCCCTCACTGTCAAAGCTCCCTGTCGCATCATAAGCAAAAACTTGCCACCCTTGATCTACAAAATAGGCTATTTGAGGCAAGTAACTATCTGCACCACCTCCAAGACCATGAACTACCACTATAAGGCCTTGATCATTACTTTCTCCATACACATAGCCTTGTAAGCGATTATCTCCTGATTTAAAATCCACTAAGCGTCTTGGATACTCCTTCTGTATATCTGTATATCTTAGACTTGCTGTAATCGTTTCATCATGTCTATCATACCTTGGAAATTGACCATCATAGATAAATTTCACCACTATCATAGAAATGATAGAAAAAATAAATATAAACCCTATAATACTAAAGCATATAATCTTACTTACTTTCCTTCTATTAGGAATAAACCCTTTATCTTTTTTTATGTTAAACATAAAATTCACCTCTTTAAAATTAGTTAGTTTCTTGTTTTTGTCTTATTCAATTCCAATGTTTACTTTCTGTAAATAAGTTATTACATCCAGTAAACTTTCAACTACCTGATTAGGTTGTATTTTAGTCTCATCATTCTTTTTATACTTCCCACTTTTAACAAGTATTGAATAGTTGCCAATTTCATTTGCACCTTTAATATCTGTTAAAACATCATCTCCCACAGCAATAATCTTACTTGATTCAATATTCATTTGACTAATTGCTTCGTGGTAAATTTCACTAGAAGGTTTGCCTAATAAGATGGCATTACTTTTTGTTATATCCTCAAACATACTGCAAAATGCACCTGTATCTAGTTTAGGGCCATTCTTTGATAAGTAAAATTTTGACCTTGACATAGTTACTAACTTTGAACCTTTATGTACATAATTAAATATCTTAT
Proteins encoded:
- a CDS encoding HAD-IIA family hydrolase — its product is MTNNIGVILDLEGTLMSNGKALVGSTQLLAYLREKNIPFRIITNTVSKSCKELSLDFKRIGVDIPENHFINPMVTLRGFLTKKHIESFWFIGSENLKNQLGIDENYNEIPDYIILCDFENIDCNYKLLNKIFNYVHKGSKLVTMSRSKFYLSKNGPKLDTGAFCSMFEDITKSNAILLGKPSSEIYHEAISQMNIESSKIIAVGDDVLTDIKGANEIGNYSILVKSGKYKKNDETKIQPNQVVESLLDVITYLQKVNIGIE